The window TGGTCGCGCCCGCTTTCGCTTCGTCGGTGTTATCTTCACGACCCGGGGTTTTCAGATCCAGCGCTTTAATCAGCACGCGGAAAACGGTGTAGTAAACGATCGCATAACCGATGCCCACAATCGGGAACAGCCACAGTTTGCTGCTGTTGCCTGACAGAACGATAAAGTCGATCAGACCGTGCGAGAAGGAGGTGCCGTCACGCATACCCAGCAGGATACAGATCGGGAACGCCAGACCAGCCAGAATCGCGTGGATGATGTACAGGATCGGCGCAACGAACATGAAGGAGAACTCGATCGGCTCGGTGATACCGGTCAGGAACGAGGTCAGCGCGGCGGAGATCATGATACCGCCCACTTTGGCGCGGTTTTCTGGTTTAGCAGAGTGCCAGATGGCGATAGCCGCAGCCGGCAGACCGTACATCTTGAACAGGAAGCCGCCGGACAGTTTGCCCGCAGTCGGGTCGCCCGCCATATAACGCGGAATATCGCCGTGGAATACCTGGCCTGCCGCGTTGGTGTATTCGCCGATCTGCATCTGGAAAGGAACGTTCCAGATATGGTGCAGACCAAACGGCACCAGGCAGCGCTCAATGAAGCCGTAGATACCGAACGCCACAACCGGGTTCTGGTAAGCAGCCCACTGAGAGAAGGTCTGAATAGCAGTACCAATCGGCGGCCAGATGAAGGAAAGGATCACGCCGGTGAAGATCGCCGCCAGACCAGAGATAATCGGTACAAAGCGCTTGCCGGCAAAGAAGCCGAGATACTCAGGCAGCTTGATACGGTAGAAGCGGTTGAACATATACGCCGCAATCGCACCGGAGATGATCCCGCCGAGAACACCGGTATCCGCAAGGTGTTTCGCAGCGATCTCTTCAGCCGGTAAATGCAGAACCAGCGGCGCAACCACGGACATGGTTTTAACCATGATGCCGTAGGCGACAACCGAAGCCAGCGCGGAAACGCCGTCGTTGTTGGTAAAGCCCAGCGCAACGCCGATAGCGAAAATAAGCGGCATGTTAGCAAAGACAGAACCGCCTGCTTCCGCCATGACATGCGATACAACGGCTGGCAGCCAGCTGAAGTTTGCGGAACCGACGCCAAGCAGGATACCTGCGATCGGCAGCACGGATACCGGCAGCATCAGCGATTTACCGACCTTCTGCAGGTTAGCAAATGCATTCTTAAACATAATTAGGAGTGCTCCTGAGTATTTGTGTTTTCTATGTTTTCACGCATTAGCAAGGGGGGAGAGCCTCGCCGTGGACAGGGCATCTAAGTGCCCTTTATTTATTACACAGAGTAAAATAATTCAGCGTATTTTTGTTTGATGGCTATCACGTTTCAACTCCGCGTAACGCTTTAAGTTGCACATTTTGACAAAAATAGTATCTGAATGTGTCAGGCCGTTCATTCACCGCCCGATTTGTGGCGGTGAACTTTACTCGCTTTAGCGATTAATTACGAGCTTTAAAAAAACTCATCTAAGAGGCTGATTGCAGGCGGGAAGCGTCGATATGGAACAGGCTGGCAAAGTTATTGGTGGTTACCTGCGCCAGTTCATCAACGGCAACACCCTTCAATACGGCCATGTATTCTGCGACATCACGCACCATCGCAGGCTGGTTTTCTTTACCGCGGTGCGGAACCGGCGCTAAATACGGCGAATCCGTCTCAACCAGCAGGCGATCCAGAGGCACATAGCGCGCGGCATCGCGCAGCTGTTCGGCATTACGGAAGGTGACGATACCGGAGAAGGAGATATAAAAGCCTAAATCCAGTAATTTACCTGCCGTTTCTCTGTCTTCTGTAAAACAGTGTAGTACGCCGCCGCAATCCGTCACCTTTTCATTGCGAAGAATTGCCAGCGTATCGGCACGGGCATCGCGGGTATGGACGATCACCGGTTTATTCAGCTCGCGACCAATCTGAATATGATTGATAAAGGACGCCTGCTGGCGAAGCTTCGTTTCCGGGGTATAAAAATAGTCCAGCCCGGTTTCGCCCATCGCCACCACGCCCTCTTCGCCTGCCAGCCGACGCAGATCCTCTACCGCGTAGTCCTCATCCTGGTTCAGCGGATGAACGCCACAGGAAAAGACCACGTTATCGCGCTCGCCTACCTGCTCACGCATACTGCGGTAGCCCGGCAGCGTGGTCGCCACTGCCAGACAAAATTTCACATCGCGCGCGGCGGCTTTCGCCAGCACGTCATCCACGTCCTTATGCAGAGATTGATAATCCAGGCCATCAAGATGGCAATGCGAGTCGACTAAAAACATAATGTCTCTCTTAAAGATGGGGAACAGGCAATACGGCGCCTGGTTGCAGGTAATGCTCAATCCGGAGAAGGAGATCGGTCAGGACCAGTTCACGGTTCAGGCCGCTCACGTTTAGCAGTTGTTCGCGACTGTGGCAGACGGCATTCAGGATCGCCTGAATCCGGCTGGCGGAGTAGTTTGCGGCCAGTGCCACCGCCAGCGGCTCTGCATCGACATTGGTTAATGACGATGCCCCGTGCTGGCGTTTCAGCGCGTCCATCAACAGCATCGCCAGCCAGTGCAGCCTTTCCGGCGCCTGCTCATGATTCAGTGCCGACAGTAAAGTATACCAGTCGCCGTTGGAAACGCTGGCGGTCAGCGCCTGGAGCAGCGCATCGCGATGCGCCCAGCTTTCAGCCTGCAGCAATTCATACGCAGCGCCCGGTGAACCGGCGCTCAGGCGCAGCGCGGTGATTATCGCCTCTTGTGACATTGTCACCTCGCGCACCAGCCAGGCGACGGCGTACTGTTCCGGCGGCGGCGCAAGATGATGCAGACGGCAACGGCTGCGTAATGTCGCCAGTAACCGCGCCGGTTCCCGACTCGCCAGGAAAAACCAGGTGTGTTCCGGCGGCTCTTCCAGCGTTTTCAACAGGGCGTTCGCCGCGGCGTCGGTCAGCAGCGCCGCATCCGGGATCCACACCACTTTTGCGCCGCCAAGCCGGGCTCTTTCGTACAGCTTTTCGCCCACTTCGCGTACCGCATCGATACCCAGCGCGCTCTTCCCTTTTTCCGGCAACAGCGCGTAATAA is drawn from Citrobacter rodentium NBRC 105723 = DSM 16636 and contains these coding sequences:
- a CDS encoding metal-dependent hydrolase, which produces MFLVDSHCHLDGLDYQSLHKDVDDVLAKAAARDVKFCLAVATTLPGYRSMREQVGERDNVVFSCGVHPLNQDEDYAVEDLRRLAGEEGVVAMGETGLDYFYTPETKLRQQASFINHIQIGRELNKPVIVHTRDARADTLAILRNEKVTDCGGVLHCFTEDRETAGKLLDLGFYISFSGIVTFRNAEQLRDAARYVPLDRLLVETDSPYLAPVPHRGKENQPAMVRDVAEYMAVLKGVAVDELAQVTTNNFASLFHIDASRLQSAS
- the ptsG gene encoding PTS glucose transporter subunit IIBC, with the protein product MFKNAFANLQKVGKSLMLPVSVLPIAGILLGVGSANFSWLPAVVSHVMAEAGGSVFANMPLIFAIGVALGFTNNDGVSALASVVAYGIMVKTMSVVAPLVLHLPAEEIAAKHLADTGVLGGIISGAIAAYMFNRFYRIKLPEYLGFFAGKRFVPIISGLAAIFTGVILSFIWPPIGTAIQTFSQWAAYQNPVVAFGIYGFIERCLVPFGLHHIWNVPFQMQIGEYTNAAGQVFHGDIPRYMAGDPTAGKLSGGFLFKMYGLPAAAIAIWHSAKPENRAKVGGIMISAALTSFLTGITEPIEFSFMFVAPILYIIHAILAGLAFPICILLGMRDGTSFSHGLIDFIVLSGNSSKLWLFPIVGIGYAIVYYTVFRVLIKALDLKTPGREDNTDEAKAGATSEMAPALVAAFGGKENITNLDACITRLRVSVADVAKVDQAGLKNLGAAGVVVAGSGVQAIFGTKSDNLKTEMDEYIRNS
- the holB gene encoding DNA polymerase III subunit delta', which produces MKWYPWLRPDFEKLVASYQGGRGHHALLIQALPGMGDDALIYALSRYLLCQQPEGHKSCGHCRGCQLMQAGTHPDYYALLPEKGKSALGIDAVREVGEKLYERARLGGAKVVWIPDAALLTDAAANALLKTLEEPPEHTWFFLASREPARLLATLRSRCRLHHLAPPPEQYAVAWLVREVTMSQEAIITALRLSAGSPGAAYELLQAESWAHRDALLQALTASVSNGDWYTLLSALNHEQAPERLHWLAMLLMDALKRQHGASSLTNVDAEPLAVALAANYSASRIQAILNAVCHSREQLLNVSGLNRELVLTDLLLRIEHYLQPGAVLPVPHL